In the Geitlerinema sp. PCC 9228 genome, one interval contains:
- a CDS encoding TetR/AcrR family transcriptional regulator: MARCKQFDQQAALEQAMETFWRYGYEGTSMENLLKNMGINRGSLYDTFGGKRSLFESALALYEEKVLATIVQPLEAPDAAKQAICDRFDEIVDQAVSDVQRRGCLITNSAVELASHDPEIQQQIARTFAQVKQAFEKALLRSQQQGEISPELDREAIAAFLTSSLQGLRVMSRVNPDVQQMRNMLPSLCQFYGKTSVPSKESFIFLPILK; the protein is encoded by the coding sequence ATGGCCAGATGCAAGCAGTTTGACCAACAAGCAGCCTTGGAACAAGCCATGGAAACCTTTTGGCGGTATGGCTACGAAGGTACTTCCATGGAAAACTTGCTCAAAAATATGGGCATCAACCGAGGCAGCTTGTACGATACTTTTGGTGGCAAGCGTTCCCTGTTTGAAAGTGCGTTGGCTTTGTACGAGGAAAAAGTCCTCGCCACCATTGTTCAGCCATTGGAAGCGCCAGATGCTGCCAAACAGGCTATTTGCGATCGCTTTGATGAAATTGTAGACCAAGCCGTATCCGACGTACAGCGTCGCGGCTGCTTGATTACCAACTCCGCCGTAGAACTGGCTTCCCACGACCCAGAAATTCAACAGCAAATCGCGCGGACTTTCGCACAAGTCAAACAAGCTTTTGAAAAAGCTTTGCTGCGTTCCCAACAGCAAGGAGAAATTTCTCCCGAACTCGACCGAGAAGCGATCGCAGCTTTTCTAACTTCTAGCTTGCAAGGATTGCGCGTTATGTCTCGTGTCAATCCCGATGTACAACAAATGCGCAATATGTTACCGTCACTTTGTCAGTTTTACGGTAAAACATCTGTGCCATCGAAGGAATCGTTTATTTTTTTACCCATTTTGAAATAA